The Stenotrophomonas maltophilia genome includes a region encoding these proteins:
- a CDS encoding A24 family peptidase, translating into MTLLGLLAIGVCLRIAISDLYARRVPNAWLLSASIIAIALIIAGQFSTPRQPWLAHAAGAALGLVALLPFYAIRWMGAGDVKFFAVLGLMLGWKALLPIWMVASLAAGLHAAVIIVGRRLGVMLPTGLQMQVNRASNQWQSHPALRDMQAARQGRHGIPYAAYLAITGIGWVLASVYGGVA; encoded by the coding sequence ATGACGTTGCTGGGACTATTGGCCATCGGCGTGTGCCTGCGGATCGCGATCAGCGATCTGTATGCCCGCCGGGTGCCCAATGCCTGGCTGTTGTCTGCGTCCATCATTGCCATCGCATTGATCATCGCGGGGCAGTTCAGTACGCCGCGCCAGCCGTGGCTTGCCCACGCAGCGGGCGCGGCGCTCGGCCTGGTGGCCCTGCTGCCGTTCTATGCCATCCGCTGGATGGGCGCCGGTGACGTCAAGTTCTTCGCGGTACTGGGGCTGATGCTGGGCTGGAAAGCCCTGCTGCCGATCTGGATGGTGGCCAGTCTCGCGGCCGGCCTGCACGCGGCAGTGATCATTGTCGGCCGCCGCCTGGGCGTGATGCTGCCCACAGGCCTTCAGATGCAGGTCAACCGCGCCAGCAACCAATGGCAATCGCACCCCGCCCTGCGCGACATGCAGGCCGCGCGCCAGGGACGACATGGCATTCCCTACGCAGCCTACCTGGCCATCACCGGCATCGGTTGGGTCCTGGCAAGCGTCTATGGAGGTGTGGCATGA
- a CDS encoding Flp family type IVb pilin: protein MNASIRKFLKEEDGVTALEYGLLAAVIAGILIAVGNKEIKGFFETLFKNLSELATKASGSAPATGG, encoded by the coding sequence ATGAACGCATCCATCCGCAAGTTCCTGAAGGAAGAAGATGGCGTCACCGCGCTCGAGTACGGGCTGCTGGCCGCCGTCATCGCCGGCATCCTGATCGCGGTCGGCAACAAGGAGATCAAGGGGTTCTTCGAGACGCTGTTCAAGAACCTCTCCGAACTCGCCACCAAGGCCTCCGGGTCAGCACCTGCGACCGGCGGCTGA
- the cpaB gene encoding Flp pilus assembly protein CpaB yields the protein MLKLTRIAAVALIGLAALLAVIALMIGRKQAAPATVAPVAQSEAQAITVVEAVARLPAGEPISANGVRLAQRTTAVAGAATSISAVVGKVPVQDIAEGTAISSGALAQGFSLQLRPGERALAIPVDELVGAGNRILPGDFVDVFLNLRNAQPNASGPAEAAQTRLLLSRLRVLSYGQQDIAPVTGDAVAGNEGDTRNDPRAADITGNGNNHGSGNEATQPARSAVLAVPVADANRLLLGAQQGKLFLALRNPADTGQPDLALFPQARGVIDPVRGLDAEQQLALQRPENHAFAGIDGDALAGRGNSAARSNPQPPVHAPTARRSAPRASGIEIIRGDSSAPRGSL from the coding sequence ATGCTCAAGTTGACCCGCATCGCTGCCGTCGCCCTGATCGGGCTGGCCGCGCTGCTGGCGGTGATCGCCTTGATGATCGGGCGCAAGCAGGCCGCGCCGGCCACGGTTGCCCCGGTCGCGCAGAGCGAAGCCCAAGCGATCACCGTGGTAGAGGCGGTGGCCCGACTGCCGGCCGGCGAACCGATCTCTGCCAATGGAGTGCGCCTTGCGCAGCGGACCACGGCGGTAGCCGGTGCTGCCACCAGCATCTCGGCCGTGGTCGGCAAGGTGCCGGTGCAGGACATCGCCGAGGGCACCGCCATCAGCAGCGGCGCCCTTGCACAGGGATTCTCGCTGCAGCTGCGCCCGGGCGAACGCGCGCTGGCCATCCCGGTGGACGAACTGGTCGGCGCCGGAAACCGCATCCTGCCGGGTGATTTCGTCGATGTCTTCCTCAACCTGCGCAATGCCCAGCCCAACGCCAGCGGTCCGGCAGAGGCCGCGCAGACCCGCCTGCTGCTGTCGCGGCTGCGCGTGCTCAGCTACGGTCAACAGGACATCGCTCCGGTCACCGGCGATGCCGTCGCCGGCAACGAAGGCGATACCCGCAACGATCCCCGCGCCGCCGACATCACCGGCAATGGCAACAACCATGGCTCGGGCAACGAGGCCACCCAGCCGGCACGCAGTGCGGTGCTGGCAGTGCCGGTGGCCGATGCCAACCGCCTGCTGCTGGGTGCGCAGCAGGGAAAGCTGTTCCTTGCCCTGCGCAACCCGGCCGATACGGGGCAACCCGACCTTGCACTGTTTCCACAGGCGCGTGGCGTGATCGATCCCGTGCGTGGCCTCGATGCCGAACAGCAGCTCGCACTGCAGCGGCCGGAGAACCACGCCTTCGCCGGCATCGATGGTGATGCCCTGGCCGGCCGCGGCAACAGCGCAGCCCGCAGCAACCCGCAGCCGCCGGTGCATGCGCCGACGGCTCGACGCAGCGCACCGCGTGCGTCGGGCATCGAGATCATCCGTGGCGACAGCTCCGCCCCCCGCGGTTCCCTTTGA
- a CDS encoding TadE/TadG family type IV pilus assembly protein: MNIRNPRRQRGVASIEFALMLMLGLLPLLLFTFSGVMIMAAQQTLATASAEGARASLRYGSANERRTAACVAARSSMQWLLKFSGQGVDCSNGGSNAIVVSAQAPCAGLATAQCMTVTVSYDYASHPFLPGTATLYKWVMQAPIRSVAVAQLDLGSGN; encoded by the coding sequence ATGAACATCCGCAATCCACGGCGTCAACGCGGTGTAGCCAGCATCGAATTTGCCCTGATGCTCATGCTGGGCCTGCTGCCACTGCTGCTGTTCACGTTCTCCGGCGTGATGATCATGGCCGCGCAACAGACATTGGCGACGGCCTCGGCCGAGGGCGCTCGCGCTTCGTTGCGCTATGGCAGCGCCAATGAACGGCGTACCGCAGCCTGCGTAGCAGCCCGCAGTTCGATGCAGTGGCTGTTGAAATTCTCTGGACAGGGTGTCGACTGCAGCAATGGCGGCAGCAACGCAATCGTTGTCTCCGCGCAGGCACCCTGCGCCGGCCTGGCCACTGCCCAGTGCATGACGGTGACCGTCAGCTACGACTACGCCAGCCATCCCTTCCTGCCGGGCACCGCCACGCTTTACAAGTGGGTGATGCAGGCCCCCATCCGTAGTGTCGCGGTCGCCCAGCTCGACCTCGGCAGCGGCAACTGA
- a CDS encoding ESPR-type extended signal peptide-containing protein, translating to MNRIYRRVWNRQLNALVVASELATGDSGGSAARDPRAFLLMPTTLALALLCVLASGHAGASESNQSLRDLQALAAKYTQPMPVKVDAEVALAAAASQAQSSPAISADARVGLQLSTASLPVVRDVLPASVQVKLAANTAPKQVAVPRLAADVRANANIGLGGAQVASIDAGAKAAAGISGAPAGALRGLKASVDGALDSKLKVAGHQIDAQGQVKATAAITLPAKEELPGETHDRAITAAFDAGAAGKVRVQAPNGQEVVADRNLKLAGQATVAAQNSALGVGGLVGSAVGAAGNAVGGALNGTVGTVGSAVGGALNGTVGSVGGAVGGTLNNTVGAVGGALNGTVGSVGGTVGGALNGTVGSVGGAVGGTLNGTVGTVGGAVGGALNGTVGSVGGAVGGTLNNTVGAVGGALNGAVGTVGGAVGGALNGTVGSVGGAVGGTLNNTVGAVGGALNGTVGTVGGAVGGALNGTVGSVGGAVGGTLNNTVGAVGGALNGAVGSVGGAVGGALNGTVGSVGGAVGGTVGSVGTAVGGTLNNTVGSVGGLLNGATGSGTGLGGLLGNTLGNVGSAVGNLLNGNLNGTLGNLGSAVGGLVGGTLGGLGLTKPSAIPPTSPKAPAPADPNAGLIIGTGGLVGNVGQLIGPTTTSLFGGDGYLSNGNLKLSNANVMQTYSTVNVLGLPVVNLSPVGSTLNGLGGAATGGSSHLTLIGGVTSDSYIYNINNGNPGGLLGLLLPKDSPAWAAKCLDVALADISCWAVNAAQDYQVLMGDGAFANGSKEVVIGANARHELPKVDANVAFPGDGVNDPSNPTGVPTADYAARMGHSVIVGDSAVGTANGQTLLGAEATSNQANSVALGYRSAALRGAQASYSAYGLTAPQVSAGEVSVGTAGGGERQITNVAAGSVNTDAVNVAQLKGAISLINGVADAAVTYDLDAGGNPNYRRVTLGAGTGTTTIGNLAGGAVTTGSLEAVNGGQLAATNAAIASFFGGRAAFDPASGAFTAPLFEISTISTGGAIAKGLYENATDAFAAVDGSLVNLNTQITDIRNGGTRYLRVNSTGTEALATGADSIAVGTNARATAANSIAVGAGSLADRANSVSIGAAGAERQVTNMAAGTAATDAVNLGQLQASEQGALRYDLNGDGSVNYASATLGQTGTATTLRNLGPGQVSATSSEAINGAQLFAANQAVATHLGGGAAVNASGVLTAPTYSINNVAANGTVTKGSYNDVGTAFDAVSNSLANVADQTGEIDKLAVKYDVDGSGNVLNSVTLTGTGTGAVKITNVAAGSILAGSSDAITGDQLFNTNSTIANYFGGTTAYNGTTNVWTAPKFSISSIATDGTFTSGDYNNVTAAFTAVDGSLKVLNQRITNGGGGSAYLAVNSTAAAATAAGAEAVAVGPQASAAGANSVAVGNGASASAGNSVALGAGSVASVGAQSGYTGAYGQTGASNSAGEVSIGSTGSERKITHVADGSDTYDATNVGQLKNGVNYAIDESKKYTDQKIQNITNVAGSFRANNTNNLADPSASGANSAAGGAGSTAAGANSTALGNGSQAQADNSVALGAGSVANRANTVSVGAAGAERQVVNVADGSQATDAVNVRQLQASQQGTIRYDTTVNGATNYNSVTLGSTNSGPTTVRNVAAGTAGTDAVNVDQLKSGMAQTLDWSKAYTDERMGGFERDLRKTDNRASAGIASAMATAALPQPSEAGRSMASVAAGSYNGESGVAVGISGVSEGGRWIYKFSGSTNSRGEAGVAVGAGIQW from the coding sequence ATGAATCGCATCTACCGGCGTGTATGGAACCGCCAGCTCAATGCTCTGGTTGTGGCCTCGGAACTGGCCACCGGCGACAGCGGCGGCAGCGCCGCGCGGGATCCGCGCGCCTTCCTGCTGATGCCCACCACGCTCGCCCTGGCACTGCTGTGTGTGCTGGCCAGTGGCCACGCGGGAGCATCCGAATCCAATCAGTCGCTGCGTGATCTGCAGGCTCTTGCAGCCAAGTACACCCAGCCGATGCCAGTCAAGGTCGATGCCGAGGTAGCCCTCGCGGCTGCCGCAAGCCAGGCCCAGAGCAGCCCGGCGATCAGCGCGGATGCGCGCGTCGGCCTGCAGTTGAGCACCGCGTCGCTGCCGGTGGTGCGTGACGTGCTGCCGGCCTCCGTGCAGGTCAAGCTGGCCGCGAACACGGCGCCGAAGCAGGTCGCCGTGCCAAGGCTTGCCGCTGATGTCCGAGCGAATGCCAACATCGGTCTTGGCGGCGCTCAGGTGGCATCAATCGATGCCGGTGCAAAGGCGGCCGCCGGCATCAGCGGCGCGCCGGCGGGCGCACTGCGGGGTCTGAAGGCTTCTGTGGATGGGGCGCTGGATTCGAAGCTGAAGGTGGCAGGCCACCAGATCGACGCCCAGGGCCAGGTAAAGGCGACGGCGGCGATCACGCTGCCCGCCAAGGAGGAATTGCCGGGAGAAACCCACGATCGCGCGATCACCGCAGCATTCGATGCTGGTGCTGCCGGCAAGGTGCGCGTGCAGGCGCCGAATGGCCAGGAAGTGGTTGCCGATCGCAATCTGAAACTGGCCGGCCAGGCAACGGTTGCGGCGCAGAACAGCGCGCTGGGTGTCGGTGGGCTGGTGGGTAGTGCGGTCGGCGCCGCAGGCAATGCAGTCGGTGGTGCGCTCAACGGCACCGTCGGTACGGTCGGCAGCGCGGTCGGTGGTGCCCTCAATGGCACGGTCGGCAGCGTGGGCGGCGCCGTAGGCGGCACGCTCAACAACACTGTAGGCGCCGTGGGTGGCGCACTGAATGGCACCGTGGGCAGCGTCGGTGGTACGGTCGGTGGTGCCCTGAATGGCACGGTTGGCAGCGTGGGCGGCGCCGTAGGCGGCACACTGAACGGCACCGTAGGCACCGTCGGTGGTGCGGTCGGCGGCGCCCTCAACGGCACGGTCGGCAGCGTGGGCGGCGCCGTAGGCGGCACACTCAACAACACTGTAGGCGCCGTAGGCGGCGCACTGAACGGCGCCGTAGGCACCGTCGGTGGTGCGGTCGGCGGAGCCCTGAATGGCACGGTCGGCAGCGTGGGCGGCGCCGTAGGCGGCACGCTCAACAACACCGTGGGCGCCGTGGGCGGCGCACTGAACGGCACCGTAGGCACCGTCGGTGGTGCGGTCGGCGGCGCCCTGAATGGTACGGTCGGCAGCGTCGGCGGTGCCGTGGGCGGCACGCTCAACAACACCGTGGGCGCCGTAGGCGGCGCACTGAACGGCGCCGTAGGCAGCGTCGGTGGTGCGGTCGGCGGCGCCCTCAATGGCACCGTCGGCAGCGTGGGTGGCGCAGTCGGCGGCACGGTTGGCAGCGTCGGCACTGCGGTCGGCGGCACGCTCAACAACACCGTCGGTTCCGTCGGCGGTCTGCTCAATGGCGCCACCGGCTCCGGCACTGGCCTGGGTGGCCTGCTGGGCAACACGCTCGGCAACGTCGGCAGTGCCGTGGGCAACCTGCTCAACGGCAACCTCAATGGCACCCTCGGCAATCTGGGCAGCGCGGTCGGCGGCCTGGTCGGCGGCACGCTCGGTGGCCTCGGCCTGACCAAGCCCTCGGCGATCCCGCCCACCAGCCCGAAGGCGCCGGCTCCGGCCGATCCGAACGCGGGCCTGATCATCGGCACCGGCGGCCTGGTCGGCAATGTCGGGCAGCTGATCGGCCCGACCACCACCAGCCTGTTCGGTGGCGATGGCTACCTGAGCAACGGCAACCTCAAGCTCAGCAATGCCAACGTGATGCAGACCTACTCGACGGTCAATGTGCTGGGCCTGCCGGTGGTCAACCTGTCGCCGGTCGGCAGCACCCTCAACGGGCTGGGCGGTGCCGCTACCGGTGGCAGCTCGCACCTGACCCTGATCGGTGGCGTTACCTCCGACAGCTACATCTACAACATCAACAACGGCAATCCGGGCGGCCTGCTGGGCCTGCTGCTGCCGAAGGACTCGCCGGCGTGGGCCGCCAAGTGCCTGGACGTCGCCCTGGCTGACATCTCGTGCTGGGCCGTGAACGCCGCGCAGGACTACCAGGTGCTGATGGGCGATGGCGCCTTCGCCAACGGTTCGAAGGAAGTGGTGATCGGTGCCAATGCACGGCACGAATTGCCGAAGGTCGATGCCAACGTCGCCTTCCCGGGTGATGGGGTCAACGACCCGAGCAACCCGACCGGTGTACCGACCGCGGACTACGCTGCGCGCATGGGCCATTCGGTGATCGTCGGCGACAGTGCCGTCGGTACCGCAAACGGGCAGACCCTGCTCGGTGCTGAAGCCACCTCCAACCAGGCCAACTCGGTCGCACTGGGCTACCGCTCGGCCGCACTGCGCGGCGCGCAGGCCAGCTACAGTGCTTACGGCCTGACTGCTCCGCAGGTTTCGGCGGGCGAAGTGTCGGTGGGCACCGCCGGTGGTGGCGAGCGCCAGATCACCAACGTGGCTGCCGGTAGCGTCAACACCGATGCGGTCAACGTAGCCCAGTTGAAGGGCGCGATCAGCCTGATCAACGGCGTGGCCGATGCCGCCGTCACCTACGACCTGGATGCCGGCGGCAATCCGAACTACCGTCGTGTCACGCTTGGCGCGGGCACCGGCACCACCACCATCGGCAACCTGGCCGGCGGTGCGGTCACCACCGGCAGCCTGGAAGCGGTCAATGGCGGCCAGCTGGCGGCGACCAATGCTGCCATCGCCAGCTTCTTCGGCGGCCGCGCGGCCTTCGATCCGGCCAGCGGCGCGTTCACTGCACCGCTGTTCGAGATCAGCACCATCTCCACCGGCGGCGCCATCGCCAAGGGCCTGTATGAGAACGCCACTGATGCTTTCGCCGCGGTCGACGGCTCGCTGGTCAATCTCAACACGCAGATCACCGATATCCGCAACGGTGGCACCAGGTACCTGCGGGTGAACTCGACCGGTACCGAGGCGCTGGCCACCGGCGCCGACTCGATCGCGGTCGGTACCAACGCCCGCGCCACCGCCGCCAACAGTATCGCGGTGGGTGCCGGCAGCCTGGCCGACCGTGCCAACAGCGTGTCCATCGGTGCGGCGGGTGCCGAACGCCAGGTCACCAACATGGCCGCCGGTACCGCCGCGACCGATGCGGTCAACCTGGGCCAGCTGCAGGCGTCGGAGCAGGGCGCCCTGCGCTATGACCTCAACGGCGACGGCAGCGTCAACTACGCCAGTGCCACGCTCGGCCAGACCGGCACCGCCACCACGCTGCGCAACCTCGGCCCGGGCCAGGTCAGTGCCACCAGCAGCGAGGCCATCAACGGAGCCCAGCTGTTTGCTGCCAACCAGGCCGTGGCCACTCATCTGGGTGGTGGCGCGGCGGTCAACGCCAGCGGCGTACTGACCGCACCGACGTACTCGATCAACAATGTCGCCGCCAACGGCACCGTGACCAAGGGCAGCTACAACGACGTCGGTACCGCCTTCGATGCGGTCAGCAACTCGCTGGCCAACGTCGCCGACCAGACCGGCGAGATCGACAAGCTTGCCGTGAAGTACGACGTCGACGGCAGCGGCAACGTGCTCAACAGCGTGACGCTGACGGGCACCGGCACCGGCGCGGTGAAGATCACCAACGTCGCCGCCGGCAGCATCCTGGCCGGCAGCAGCGATGCCATCACCGGCGACCAGCTGTTCAACACGAACAGCACCATCGCCAACTACTTCGGTGGCACGACCGCCTACAACGGCACCACCAACGTGTGGACCGCGCCGAAGTTCAGCATCTCCAGCATCGCCACCGATGGCACCTTCACCAGCGGCGACTACAACAACGTCACCGCCGCCTTCACTGCAGTGGACGGCTCGCTGAAGGTCCTCAACCAGCGCATCACCAACGGTGGCGGTGGCAGTGCCTACCTGGCGGTGAACTCGACGGCAGCGGCTGCAACGGCTGCCGGTGCGGAAGCGGTGGCGGTCGGGCCGCAGGCCAGTGCAGCCGGTGCCAACAGCGTGGCGGTCGGCAACGGCGCCAGCGCCAGCGCCGGCAACAGCGTGGCGCTGGGTGCCGGTTCGGTGGCCAGCGTTGGCGCCCAGAGCGGCTATACCGGCGCGTACGGGCAGACCGGCGCCAGCAACTCGGCCGGTGAGGTGTCCATCGGCAGCACTGGCAGCGAGCGCAAGATCACCCATGTCGCCGACGGCTCCGATACGTACGACGCAACCAATGTCGGCCAGCTGAAGAATGGCGTGAACTACGCCATCGACGAATCTAAGAAGTACACCGACCAGAAGATCCAGAACATCACCAACGTGGCCGGCAGCTTCCGCGCCAACAACACCAACAACCTGGCCGATCCATCCGCCAGCGGTGCCAACTCGGCCGCAGGTGGCGCAGGCTCCACTGCCGCCGGTGCCAACTCGACCGCGCTGGGCAATGGTTCGCAGGCGCAGGCCGACAACTCGGTGGCGCTGGGTGCGGGTTCGGTGGCGAACCGGGCCAACACGGTCTCGGTGGGTGCCGCCGGTGCCGAACGCCAGGTGGTCAACGTGGCCGACGGTTCGCAGGCCACCGATGCGGTCAACGTGCGCCAGCTGCAGGCCTCGCAGCAGGGCACGATCCGCTACGACACCACGGTGAACGGTGCGACCAACTACAACAGCGTCACCTTGGGCAGCACCAACAGCGGCCCGACCACGGTGCGCAACGTCGCCGCCGGCACCGCCGGTACCGACGCGGTCAACGTGGACCAGCTGAAGTCGGGCATGGCGCAGACCCTGGATTGGTCGAAGGCCTACACCGACGAGCGCATGGGCGGCTTCGAGCGTGACCTGCGCAAGACCGACAACCGCGCTTCGGCCGGTATCGCCTCGGCGATGGCCACCGCAGCCCTGCCGCAGCCCAGCGAAGCGGGCCGCAGCATGGCCTCGGTCGCCGCCGGCAGCTACAACGGCGAGTCGGGCGTGGCAGTCGGTATCTCCGGTGTCTCCGAGGGAGGGCGCTGGATCTACAAGTTCAGCGGCTCCACCAACAGCCGTGGCGAGGCCGGTGTGGCCGTCGGTGCCGGCATCCAGTGGTGA